From one Triticum aestivum cultivar Chinese Spring chromosome 4B, IWGSC CS RefSeq v2.1, whole genome shotgun sequence genomic stretch:
- the LOC123091628 gene encoding regulation of nuclear pre-mRNA domain-containing protein 2, with protein sequence MAGTKADAKAETSGGGGSFSEKGLAEKLNKLNSSAASIQTLSHWCVFHRKRARRIVDTWEKQFNNATKDKKVSFLYLSNDILQNSKRKGGEFVNEFWKVLPGSLKDVHDNGGEHGKKVVARLIGIWDERKVFGTRIESLKVDILGENPPTLDNNDNGSNPSPNPSSDPKAARKDSSTYIKELTVSGMPEKIATAYQSVVDQYFDEDASLNKCKTTVNVLEKMDKDVDNACTHGIPQASSLVSDLQEQEAVLKKCIEQLESVDRARINLINQLKVALSEQEGKSELLRTQLQVARAEAEHAMQLRQRLGGAPVTNGPGSSSGPPMITFPSEQTTAAMQNSEASPISPQFQPVHPATSPPTMTSAMGDEPKITAAAMADKLASLSSGQQVLSSIFSSLAAEQAASINGGSSSGELSAGPPGFDRPKRPRLEQQAGDTGAPPFFAQVPQVQQQIGAVPTSLGSTQSPAQANQVPGSFAPPPLQPMVPQLMQQFSQNTGGPGGMFGMIPFGMMAGSLPPPLPLLPAGFAMPNGPPPPPPLPPIQQQQQQSPQAPQQSPTSTGFFQTSSTGFFPPVQVQQSPSVQRQ encoded by the exons CACTTTCACATTGGTGTGTTTTTCACCGGAAGAGAGCCAGAAGAATTGTCGACACATGGGAGAAGCAGTTTAATAATGCAACAAAGGATAAGAAAGTGTCATTCCTGTATCTATCAAATGACATCCTGCAAAATAGCAAACGCAAGGGTGGAGAATTTGTGAATGAGTTTTGGAAGGTTCTTCCGGGATCACTTAAAGATGTTCATGATAACGGGGGAGAACATGGAAAGAAAGTGGTCGCAAGATTA ATAGGGATTTGGGATGAGCGGAAGGTTTTTGGAACCCGTATTGAGAGCCTAAAAGTTGACATCCTTGGTGAGAACCCTCCTACATTGGATAACAACGATAATGGTTCAAATCCTAGCCCTAATCCCTCTTCAGATCCCAAAGCTGCTCGGAAGGATTCCAGTACATATATAAAA GAACTGACTGTTTCCGGGATGCCTGAAAAGATTGCGACTGCATATCAGTCTGTAGTTGATCAGTATTTTGATGAGGACGCATCTTTAAACAAATGTAAGACTACTGTTAATGTTTTGGAGAAGATGGACAAAGATGTAGATAATGCTTGTACCCATG GTATTCCTCAAGCATCATCATTGGTCTCTGACCTTCAAGAGCAGGAAGCAGTCCTCAAGAAGTGCATTGAGCAACTTGAAAGTGTCGACAGAGCTAGGATAAACCTGATTAATCAACTAAAAGTAGCTCTCAGTGAACAG GAAGGAAAGTCGGAGCTTCTTCGCACTCAGTTGCAA GTTGCTCGAGCAGAGGCTGAACATGCCATGCAACTCAGACAACGTCTTGGTGGTGCTCCTGTTACGAATGGTCCAGGATCTAGTTCTGGTCCACCCATGATTACATTCCCATCAGAGCAAACAACTGCTGCGATGCAGAATTCAGAAGCAAGTCCTATATCTCCTCAGTTTCAGCCGGTGCATCCAGCAACCTCACCTCCCACCATGACCAGTGCTATGGGTGATGAGCCCAAGATAACAGCAGCAGCTATGGCAGATAAGCTTGCATCTTTGTCATCTGGCCAGCAAGTGCTGTCCTCCATTTTCTCATCCCTTGCTGCTGAACAAGCTGCTTCCATAAATGGTGGTTCATCTTCTGGAGAACTCTCTGCAGGGCCTCCCGGCTTTGACAGACCAAAGAGGCCTAGACTTGAGCAGCAGGCTGGTGATACGGGGGCTCCCCCTTTCTTTGCCCAAGTACCACAAGTGCAACAACAGATTGGAGCAGTACCTACTTCTCTTGGAAGCACACAGTCACCAGCGCAGGCTAACCAAGTACCAGGTTCATTTGCGCCACCTCCATTACAACCTATGGTACCGCAACTTATGCAGCAGTTTAGTCAAAATACTGGAGGTCCTGGAGGAATGTTCGGAATGATACCCTTTGGGATGATGGCTGGCTCTTTGCCACCTCCACTTCCATTGTTGCCGGCAGGTTTTGCAATGCCAAATGgaccacctcctccacctcctctgccACCcattcagcagcagcagcagcagtctccACAGGCACCACAGCAATCTCCAACATCAACTGGATTCTTCCAAACTTCAAGCACTGGGTTTTTCCCTCCAGTTCAGGTGCAGCAATCTCCATCCGTCCAACGGCAATGA